In the Trichoderma atroviride chromosome 4, complete sequence genome, GGAATATCAGAAAATGGACCGCTTCAGACAAACAAGTTTTATTCCAATTTCTTTCTGGAAGATCAGCGGTGCCCGACCTTTACTTTTCCATATTCAGTAGCCTGGGCTGGAGGCAAAGGAGTGACGGCCAGCTGGGGAATGGCTTGTTCCCACACCGAAGCTAGCCAGCGGGTATTCGGGAAGGAGAAGTTTAATGGTGCTTCGTCTTACTACCTCAACCCCGTAGGCATACACTCTTTGGTTATTTCAGCCAAAGAATTGGGAAAGGAAACTGCTCTCAGTATCGATAGCATGACAGCTTTCTCTGCGCGGGTCCATCTCAGCAAGGATAGCGAATCGGAACCGGCCATCTCGTTCCCCTTGGTACAAGGAATGGCATATATCACGGCACAATACAGCGGCGCAACCCCCGTTATACAGACTGGTGTATTCTTCAAGACTATGACTCGGGTTACACGAAATCTCAAGTCGGACCTATCCAAGTTCACATTTGATCTGGAAGATGGATCAACTTGGCTGGTGTACGCTTGGAAAACAAGGGGGGAGCCACTGGAGCTCAAAGTGGTCAATAATGGCTTCGCCGAATCAAAGAAGCCCTTTTATGGCATTATTCAAGTCTGCAAGTGCCCGAAAAACCAAGAGTCTGAGAGACTTTTGGACGATGGTGCGGGCATTTATCCCGTCACGTTAGAATTGTCTGGTACGGCTCGCGGTTATGAAGGCAGCTATTCATTCAATTTCGACGTTGCTGGGCATCAGACTGGccatgtatacatgtatgctcTTCCTCACCACGTCGAATCCTTTGACAGAGAGACGGAGAAGCGTATACAAAAACAGGCACAGCTACAGTCTACCACAAAGGGTCTTGCCACACTAGTAAGGGGGGAATCGGTGGACCAT is a window encoding:
- a CDS encoding uncharacterized protein (SECRETED:SignalP(1-21)), translated to MTQYRILTWICWLTFAQGTLALPGVDINQDRFGFSTETVKLDRPVKTQSRFPFGRFLLSEALVSGGRFHNTTASKSADFEVKTSSCTQITFTTTTTVTASPSSAITANPSQSSTNLKSESRPKTPKATSKLSELPATETTVPFSTRTASWETPEATPKDKMVSKNIFAEPIDVKLPPSQISTRKDHPVPRKGISENGPLQTNKFYSNFFLEDQRCPTFTFPYSVAWAGGKGVTASWGMACSHTEASQRVFGKEKFNGASSYYLNPVGIHSLVISAKELGKETALSIDSMTAFSARVHLSKDSESEPAISFPLVQGMAYITAQYSGATPVIQTGVFFKTMTRVTRNLKSDLSKFTFDLEDGSTWLVYAWKTRGEPLELKVVNNGFAESKKPFYGIIQVCKCPKNQESERLLDDGAGIYPVTLELSGTARGYEGSYSFNFDVAGHQTGHVYMYALPHHVESFDRETEKRIQKQAQLQSTTKGLATLVRGESVDHD